From Pseudothermotoga thermarum DSM 5069, a single genomic window includes:
- a CDS encoding heme NO-binding domain-containing protein: MKGFVVNVWFQTWSKMFGKDFVDKIKAKYGISPDHVYSPIDDVPDDLPLSISRDIAAAKNMTFDDLWYQTGKQNLFTFFENYPDFFKKPSFMSFMAAMDSVHRVLTRKIQGARPPRVFFRMISDRKAIVRYQSKRNFKKYFLGLMESASEFFKDPIKYRILADGSENGYNYLEVEVEATKPYGFFDKIRSFALLGFGVVKNLVSVYVFLVPLYTFVVSFLVGKFLPIDLLFKSLITAGFVSGLLYFTTGGLKKGFAGIKRFAKNMSEKNFDEPVALEGLKEFKEISEQMNNAVDQLKEVLLGISGDIQEMSLYSQKVIAAVNSMREQLDTMNSLSSEIANTAVQISNDTERISNAVTSNVETITSIMKEQTEIVKSLNDAVVSIVESANNVENSADGIVKMSQRFAELVELGKNLQQQASTIMEVATTVSSIAEQTNLLALNAAIEAARSGEAGRGFAVVADEIRKLAEESRASAAKISDFLKSITIGIENLSKSIQAEFNEMKQQSQLLLESSARNKQSSDLISGISKRLSQLIDTLNMQAEKLNDITSSIQNLLAISEESSATAEEISSSIQNFFTQLRVVLDNVNETIRLLDIVRMNFEGVKL, translated from the coding sequence ATGAAAGGTTTTGTGGTAAACGTATGGTTTCAAACTTGGTCGAAGATGTTTGGAAAAGATTTTGTCGACAAAATCAAGGCAAAATATGGTATTTCACCAGACCATGTGTACAGCCCAATTGATGATGTTCCAGACGATTTGCCGTTGTCGATTTCTCGGGATATAGCGGCCGCAAAAAACATGACTTTCGATGATCTTTGGTATCAAACGGGAAAACAAAATCTGTTCACCTTCTTTGAGAATTATCCAGACTTTTTCAAAAAGCCAAGCTTTATGTCGTTCATGGCCGCGATGGATAGCGTCCACCGTGTTTTGACAAGAAAAATACAAGGCGCAAGACCACCAAGGGTGTTCTTCAGGATGATATCCGATAGAAAAGCTATAGTTAGATATCAATCGAAGAGAAATTTCAAAAAGTATTTCCTGGGGCTTATGGAAAGTGCATCGGAATTTTTCAAAGATCCCATCAAATACAGAATTCTTGCCGATGGTAGCGAGAATGGATACAACTATCTTGAGGTTGAAGTAGAAGCCACCAAACCATATGGATTTTTCGACAAGATTCGCTCGTTTGCGCTACTTGGCTTTGGTGTTGTGAAAAATTTAGTTTCAGTTTACGTGTTTTTGGTACCTTTGTACACCTTTGTGGTCAGTTTTTTGGTTGGGAAATTTCTACCAATTGATCTACTTTTCAAATCACTTATAACTGCCGGATTCGTTTCTGGGTTACTTTATTTCACAACCGGCGGATTGAAGAAGGGTTTTGCGGGAATCAAGAGATTTGCAAAGAACATGAGTGAAAAGAACTTTGATGAACCAGTTGCTTTGGAAGGGTTGAAAGAGTTTAAGGAAATATCCGAACAGATGAACAACGCTGTTGACCAGCTGAAAGAAGTTCTTCTTGGTATATCCGGTGATATCCAAGAGATGAGCTTGTATTCGCAGAAAGTCATTGCTGCAGTCAACTCAATGAGGGAACAACTCGACACCATGAACTCACTTTCAAGTGAAATTGCGAACACAGCCGTTCAAATAAGCAATGATACCGAAAGGATTTCTAACGCTGTCACTTCCAACGTTGAAACGATCACCTCGATCATGAAGGAACAAACCGAGATTGTTAAATCCCTAAACGATGCGGTAGTATCGATTGTTGAGTCTGCCAACAACGTGGAAAATTCAGCCGATGGAATTGTCAAGATGAGCCAAAGATTTGCCGAACTTGTAGAACTCGGTAAAAACTTGCAGCAGCAAGCCTCCACGATAATGGAAGTCGCCACAACTGTTTCGAGCATAGCCGAGCAGACCAACTTGCTTGCCTTGAACGCGGCGATTGAAGCTGCCAGGAGTGGCGAAGCGGGAAGAGGTTTTGCAGTTGTGGCTGACGAAATAAGAAAACTTGCCGAAGAAAGCAGAGCCTCGGCCGCAAAGATTTCCGACTTTTTAAAATCTATAACGATTGGTATCGAGAATCTCAGCAAGAGCATTCAAGCTGAATTCAACGAGATGAAACAGCAATCGCAGCTTCTTCTTGAAAGTTCGGCGAGAAACAAACAGTCGAGCGACCTTATATCAGGTATTTCGAAGAGACTGAGCCAGCTTATCGATACTTTGAACATGCAAGCTGAAAAACTCAACGACATAACCAGCAGCATACAGAACCTTCTTGCCATAAGTGAAGAGAGCTCTGCCACAGCAGAGGAAATCAGCTCTTCGATACAAAACTTCTTTACGCAGCTTAGGGTTGTTTTGGACAACGTGAACGAAACGATCAGGCTTTTGGACATTGTAAGAATGAATTTCGAGGGGGTCAAGCTGTAG
- a CDS encoding NTPase, translated as MRLAITGRPGVGKTTLCEKICERLREKIPISGFVTKEVREKGKRIGFKAFDLSTGKTVWISKVGEGQPKVGKYVVLVDEFEEFLKKLDWDGKLVVIDEIGPMELKSAVFSQLIEKLLSHEDLLFVVHQTLSHPLVERIKKHFKLFVVTEQNRDALVEEICRIFAK; from the coding sequence TTGAGGTTGGCAATAACGGGTAGACCAGGGGTTGGAAAGACTACTCTTTGCGAAAAGATTTGTGAAAGACTCAGAGAAAAAATCCCTATATCAGGTTTTGTAACAAAAGAAGTGAGGGAGAAAGGCAAAAGGATTGGCTTTAAGGCTTTCGACCTTTCCACTGGAAAAACAGTTTGGATTTCGAAAGTTGGGGAAGGTCAACCAAAAGTTGGTAAATACGTTGTTTTGGTGGATGAATTTGAGGAATTTTTGAAAAAACTGGATTGGGACGGAAAACTCGTCGTTATCGACGAAATAGGACCAATGGAACTCAAAAGTGCGGTTTTTTCGCAGTTGATCGAAAAGCTTTTGTCACATGAAGATTTGCTTTTTGTGGTACATCAAACCCTTTCGCATCCACTGGTTGAAAGGATAAAAAAGCATTTCAAACTATTCGTTGTAACAGAGCAAAACAGAGATGCTTTGGTTGAAGAAATTTGCAGGATATTCGCAAAATAA
- a CDS encoding alpha/beta hydrolase family protein has translation MKWQYATFTKFVVPVDVKISSFGKWIAYTIKRIIPEQNKTIKQIVLQQLQSGDKIYLSEETFKPKFSKDEKHLAYLKKLDKEVCLVVTELDHFTSKEVVKKESIVDFEWFEDNKHIALWTAKKRNDEDLYFEERLPVWFDGKGFLDNQIDVISIVNVENLQVVEEFFDRNIVKILCWKNSVVYTAADEKNPFTIFTIVQYSNSEKKEILKNVGLIACDVEGSKLVLYGRESKPELFLHDYVYMYENGKLICLTDKYGLNNTGHVSLEIWAADGESSPKISNGCVYFKSGCGGKVLLERISLQTLQKETLLDEGVVTTFDVSRNGKAVCVFVNDQNPAEVYLIDGKEIRKITQLNTDVASKLVFRKMNQFEYRSFDGMKIEGWYLKPDKTPAPCIVFVHGGPKGAYGYVPYFLGQLLIEEGFYVLYTNPRGSDNYSEEFALLVKERTGKEDFQDIMKAVEWIREHEQITDFGITGISYGGFMTNWAITQTDLFKAAVSENGISYWFTSYAFSDIGFWFDKSLIGEQPLENRNYRELSPIFFAKNVTTPILLIHSLEDYRCPLDQSLMFYTVLKDLGKEAYIAIFKKGAHSHSVQASYSHRLKRYKLIVEFFKQKLLEKKEKFDLDKALKD, from the coding sequence GTGAAATGGCAATATGCAACTTTCACCAAGTTTGTTGTTCCAGTTGATGTGAAAATCAGCTCTTTTGGAAAATGGATCGCTTACACAATTAAAAGAATTATCCCAGAGCAAAACAAAACTATTAAGCAAATTGTGCTTCAGCAACTTCAGTCAGGTGACAAAATCTACCTTTCTGAGGAAACTTTCAAACCAAAGTTTTCAAAAGATGAAAAGCACCTTGCTTACCTGAAAAAACTCGACAAAGAAGTTTGTCTAGTTGTGACGGAACTTGATCATTTCACTTCAAAGGAAGTTGTCAAAAAAGAATCCATAGTCGATTTTGAATGGTTTGAAGATAACAAGCACATCGCTTTGTGGACGGCTAAAAAAAGAAACGATGAAGATCTTTATTTTGAAGAACGGTTGCCAGTTTGGTTTGACGGAAAGGGGTTTTTGGACAATCAAATCGATGTTATCTCAATTGTAAATGTCGAAAATTTGCAAGTTGTCGAAGAATTTTTCGATAGAAACATCGTAAAGATCTTGTGTTGGAAAAATTCTGTTGTTTATACTGCTGCCGATGAAAAAAATCCATTCACGATTTTCACAATCGTTCAATATTCAAATAGCGAGAAAAAAGAGATACTAAAAAACGTTGGACTTATAGCCTGTGATGTCGAAGGTTCAAAGCTGGTTCTTTATGGAAGAGAATCAAAGCCCGAGCTATTCCTGCACGATTACGTTTACATGTATGAGAACGGAAAACTGATTTGCTTAACGGATAAATACGGTTTGAACAACACAGGCCATGTCAGTTTGGAAATCTGGGCTGCCGACGGAGAATCTTCTCCGAAAATTTCCAACGGATGTGTTTACTTCAAATCCGGCTGCGGTGGAAAAGTTCTTCTAGAAAGAATAAGTCTCCAAACGCTGCAGAAAGAAACTCTACTGGACGAAGGCGTTGTAACAACTTTTGACGTTTCCAGAAATGGAAAAGCTGTCTGTGTATTCGTGAACGACCAAAATCCAGCGGAAGTTTACTTGATCGATGGAAAGGAAATTAGAAAGATCACTCAATTAAACACCGATGTTGCTTCAAAACTTGTCTTTAGAAAGATGAACCAGTTCGAATACAGAAGTTTTGATGGCATGAAAATAGAAGGTTGGTACCTTAAACCCGACAAAACACCTGCACCGTGCATAGTTTTTGTACATGGAGGACCTAAAGGAGCATATGGTTACGTTCCTTACTTTCTTGGCCAGCTTCTTATCGAAGAAGGATTCTACGTGCTTTACACAAATCCGAGAGGAAGCGATAACTACAGTGAAGAGTTTGCTTTGTTGGTTAAAGAACGAACGGGAAAAGAGGATTTTCAGGATATTATGAAAGCGGTCGAATGGATCCGCGAACATGAACAAATCACAGACTTTGGCATCACCGGAATAAGCTACGGCGGTTTCATGACGAATTGGGCAATCACCCAAACCGATCTTTTCAAAGCTGCAGTCAGCGAAAACGGAATATCTTATTGGTTCACCAGCTATGCTTTTTCAGACATCGGCTTTTGGTTCGATAAGAGTTTGATTGGTGAACAGCCGCTGGAAAACAGAAATTATAGGGAACTCAGTCCGATATTCTTCGCAAAAAACGTCACCACTCCGATTTTGTTGATACACAGTCTTGAAGATTATCGTTGTCCTTTGGACCAATCGTTGATGTTCTACACCGTATTGAAAGACCTTGGCAAAGAAGCCTATATAGCCATCTTCAAAAAAGGCGCTCACAGCCACAGCGTTCAAGCAAGCTACAGCCACAGGTTAAAAAGGTACAAGCTGATCGTAGAATTCTTCAAACAAAAACTCCTTGAAAAGAAAGAAAAATTCGACCTCGATAAAGCTTTGAAAGATTGA